The following nucleotide sequence is from Salvia splendens isolate huo1 chromosome 2, SspV2, whole genome shotgun sequence.
gtacacacattacacacacttacAAATTTTATACGagatacatacactacacacacacacacttcacacgaactaaaatttcaaatttagttcAGTTTTTCAGTTTGATTCGGtttaaacttttaaaaaaatttagtttTTCGATTTGGTTCGGTTtgaatcgaaaaaaaaaatctaaaagctgaaaaaaaataaaaaataggatgcttaaaatgtgtgaaatgtgagtagtttttgtagtgtgtgaaatgtgtttagtgtgtgaagtgtgtgaaatgtgtgtaatatgtgtagtgtgtgaaatatgtttagtgtgtgaagtgtgtgtagtgtgtgaagtgtgtgatgtgtgtgaaatatgtgaagtgcgtgtagtgtgtgaaatgtgtgtagtgtgtgaaatatgtgtagtgtgtgaagtgtgtttagtgtgtgaaatgtgtgtagtgtgtgaaatgtgtgtagtgtgtttagtgtgtgaaatgtgtgtactgtgtgtagtgtgtgaaatatgtgtagaatgtgaagtgtgtgtactATGTGAAGTGTGTTTTGTGGATATATAGTGAAATATTATGACTATTTGGATTTTGGAGTtacaattttctacttttgatatggaattcaaatcgTGGAATTGGAAAATTTggaattgtaattcaattccaaatccaaatccaaatatttttgtgataccGAACAACGGATTTGAAATTGGAGTCTCCAATTCCAAGCCCTCAATTTCATGATACCGAACGCACCCTATTGGAATTTGGAATGGTccacttaattttttttgacattttcatcTCCCTTTTGTATGCATATTATGGGGTAGGGAATATTCTCTTCCCTGAATTGTGGGTACTTTTTCTCTATACTTAAGCTAGAAAATGAGAAATAACAAAAATTGAAGTCTCATTATTATTCATTTGAGAAccttatattgatattttagaATCAGTAATATCAAGTTTTGAACATGATTTTTTCCTTCCGAATGTCTCATCttacttttataaaaaaaatcattcagCTCAATACTAAATCTCACACATTATTAAATATGGTACGGCGACTTTTTATGGCTGAGATTTTAAGTTCTAGAAGAGTGGATGCATATggttgcacaaattttaaaccAATGCacaattcataaaattttttaACTGAAAATTGTTGTATTTATAGACCAATAACcgttattattaatattttcctTATAACTTTGTAGCAAATACTTGCTCTTCTAGTGTTCACAGGTAAATAATCATGGTGTTCGTTACTAAAAATATCGAGTAAGTTCATCCGATTCACTTTTaataaactttaaaaaataaataaattgtctACATGTCTTAAATCCACGATTTATGTGCAATAGTTGCAAATTACACTGGGATGAACACCACACTTTAAAATGAGATATTACAAATAAGCTTAATTAttctatataaatataatagtgGGTCAAACACGTAGCAAACACATGTAGAGCACACGAACGACGATTCTTGATTAACAAAAATACACTCCCCTTTAATTAGCAAACAAACTAATCCCACCATTCCTTAGTCAACTTCTACTATCTTACGACACACcccaaatcaaaataaaacaacGCATTTCTTTTAAATCAAAGAATTTAAGAAAATCTAAGCAAAACTATGTATTTCATTTtgctaattaaaaaaattaagtaggACATTTTAATTGGTTTAGATTGCGTTATAGCTAGTGACGTACAACTTAATGTTGCATGCTACATGCAATTATCTTCTTCCAAAAGCTTAATATCGCCAAGATTGTTACCTTAGAAAAGAATGTCAACCACTTCCATGTCACAcccaattttatttttacactTGATCATTCTTCAACTACGTCATTCCATTTATTTATCGAATTCATCAATCACTACTGTGAAATAAAAATACGAAAATCAAGAAGATCACCAAGGTTCTTGCTGGATGATTAAGTCAACTATATATCGGTAGTGAACAAATCTAGCAAGCCGTTGTCACACCTTTATATATATTCCTATTCCTCTAGATATACCTCACATTCCCTTTACATTCTccaatccatttcaataacaTTCTACACATCCCCTACTTACTATATAAATCTTCCCTCCCTAAAAAAAAGACACTACATCACATATATAAGTATATCTCAACAAATTGAACAAGAGAGGGAGTGGCTTTATATAGATTCatacaaaattaaacaaatacatATATATGGCTATCCGGCCGGCGATAGCGGCGTTGGCGGTGGCTGTGTTTGGCGGTTACCTGGTTTTGCTGGTGGGGATGCCCACAAACGCCTATAAAGTGACGTGGCTGCCGGTGCTCCGAGCTAAAACCACCACCACTTACTTCGGAACTAACCAAGGTTTCATAAAACTCtcatgaaaattaaaaatatgcatCATATACATGGGTGTAATTTGGTCACTTACTCCTATATTATGTGACTAATATTGTTGCTTTATTTGCAGGTGCAACTTTCTTGGTGTTCACATCTCCACTTCTATTAATTGCACTATTGGGATGTGTGTATCTCCATTTAGGCAAAAAATCGGAAATTAACAATATTAAGAGGTGGGtatacttaattaatttcattattATTGTATAATACTACTATGTACTAGAATCTAATAAGTAAGTTATGACTATGACAGTGGAGATGGAGAGAATCGGCTAGAGATATGGAAGAGGCCAATGATCATTAAAGGCCTAGGAATTGTTTCCAGAATAGAGCTTGCTTTTTTCCTCATGTTTATTGCTCTTCTTGTTTGGAATTTGGCTACTTATTTCCACAATGATTTTGCCCGAATTACCACCAAGTCCGCTGCACTAGATGGTGAAAAAGTGTAAGATATTTCATTAAACCCTAATTcactaaacacaaaatttaTTTACTTGTTTCACAATATGATGATTATATGATAATATTGATTGATGCAGGTGGGAGGCTAAGCTGGACATGGCGGCGCTCCGGCTGGGACTGGTCGGAAACATAGCGCTGACCTTCCTATTCTTCCCGGTGACACGTGGATCATCGGTGCTCCAGTTTTTAGGCCTAACATCGGAGGCTAGTGTGAAATACCACATATGGCTAGGCCACATTGTCATGACCTTCTTCACTGCCCATGGCCTTTCTTACATCATCTTTTGGGTTTCCACTCATCAACTATCTCAGgtacttttactttatttcatttttcctaTATAATATATTGGAAACATTCAACTTATTTTTGGTAATCTTGGTGCACAATTTTAGATGGTGGAATGGAAGAATACAGGAGTCTCAAACTTAGCAGGAGAGATATCTTTGCTAGCTGGACTATTCCTATGGGTGACAACATATCCAAGGATTAGAAGAAGAATGTTTGAGCTCTTCTTCTACACTCATCATCTCTACATTCTATTCGTCTTCTTCTTTGTTCTTCACGTTGGCATCAGCTACGCCTCCATCATGCTCCCCGGCTTCTTCCTCTTCATCGTAGACCGATACCTCAGGTTAATGCAGTCCAGGCGACACGTCCACCTCGTCTCCGCTAGGGTTCTTCCATGCCACACTGTTGAGCTTAACTTCTCCAAGAGCAAAGGTGCTACATATATTTATTCTAACAAATATtgatcatgtatgttttttgatTGATGGGTTGTTTCAGGTTTGAATTACAGTCCAACTAGTATCATGTTTGTGAATGTGGCCAGCATTTCTAAGCTGCAATGGCATCCATTCACTATTAGTTCAAGTAGTAGTTTGGAGAGTGATACAATAAGTGTGATCATCAAAGGGGAAGGAAAATGGACCAGTAAACTCAATGACTTGGTTGCTTCCCCCTCTCCACCCCCTCGTCTAGATGTCTCCATCGAAGGCCCTTACGGACCTGCCTCAACCGATTTCCTAAGGTACGACAGACTAGTCTTTTGAGATGGGTTTTTCTGTTTGTTACGTAACACATAGTATAATCCACTACATATTTTTCGCAGGCACGACCTTCTGGTGATGGTAAGCGGGGGAAGCGGCGTGACGCCCTTCATCTCCATCATCCGCGACCTCATCCACACGGCCGAAACCCTAAAAAACCAAACCCCGCAAATCCTCCTCATCACCGCCTTCAAAAACTCAACAGACCTCACCATACTCGACCTCATCCTCCCCATCTCCGGCACCCCCTTCCCCAACCTAAACCTCCAAATCGAGGCCTACGTCACAAGAGAGAAGCAGCAGCCACAACAGGAGAAGAAATCCACCCGCACCGTCTGGTTCAAGCCCGGCCCGGCCGACGCGCCCCTCGCCGCAACCCTAGGCAACGACAACAAGTGGCTGTGGCTCGGCGCCGTCATCGCGGGATCATTCATCATCTACCTCGTCTCGATTGGGATCCTGACGAGGTACTACATATACCCTATCGATCGGAACACGAATGCGATATTCTCCTCCGCCGCGAGAGGCGCGCTCCACGCGCTGTTCATCTGCGGCGCGGTGGTAGTGGCGGCGACGGCGGGGTTCGTGTGGAGCAAGGAGCGGGGGGCAAAGGAGACCACGCAGATCCAGAGCATGGAGACGCCGACCGCGTCACCGTGTTACGTGGGTGGGAGGGAGATGGAAAGCTTGCCACAGCAGTCGCTCGCGGAGTCGATCAACGTGTATTATGGAGAAAGGCCCGACCTCAAGAGTGAGTCTGgagaaatttattattattattatagaatTTTAATAGTAGTACGTACTCCTAGTTTATtcattgatttaatttattttgagatAAGTGTTGGTGATGAATGCAAATGTAGGATATTTGTTTGAGCGGAAGGAATCAAGCGTTGGAGTGCTGGTTTGTGGGCCGAAGAAGCTGCGGCATCAAGTTGCCAACATATGTTCTTCGGGCTTGGCGGAAAATCTGCATTTTGAGTCCATCAGTTTTAGTTGGTGATCTCATCTTCAACCAACCTTTCTTTTCTTTcgtatttttgtttttaatgcTTTCAAGTTTCGTGTCAGTATGTAGTCGAGAGAAGAAGCCTTGTTTGTCTGTGTGGAATAAAATATTGCAATAAAGCCAAAAATGTCAGCTTACAATATTGCATAGAGGTTTTCGTGTTGTTATGTTTTGATTTTCTCATTTATAAACAATTTATGAAATTCTTGACGCCAGTTATAAATAGTGAAATTCATTTGGTTTTATATTTAGAGAGTACCATAATCTACTCCTTATTTATGAAGAATTATGGGTTCTCTGTTTAGAGCTAAAATGGTAGTGTATGAGTTTGCAAACAAATACTATTAACTTATTAAAAAACGCTATTAAGTGGGAGTCGCCAATGCCTTTTCGTCTTCTTAATGTTCATGCGCCAATATTGATAGTTATATACTCAAAGTAGATATAATTAAACTCACCTTACACACGTCTTTAGTGGAAGTAGTGCCAATTTCCACAATGGCTCTGTATTCAAAAGTaagtttttttttggaaaattatAGTTACTGTAGATGGTTTATAGCCCAATATTTTACCCATTATAACAACTactccaattttttttcatttaatttcactttTAGTACTCAAAATAAACCAGGAGTAATTGAAGCTGATAAACCTGAAACTACTAacgtatatatttttataactttatatttaaaaaaaataagttacATATTAATTcgtaataatatatatttatttctttaaattattaataaaatactatAGTGGTATGATATGTTGAGCCTAATAAAACAAAGTGATAAGCACCACTCAAGAAATGATTACGTGCATCTCTAATATTTCtctccattttttcatttttgactTTACCCCAAATATTTTCCCTTTTGCTCCTCACTTTGTAAGTACTTCCATGATCACCCGTTATTCTATTCCCaatgaaaatttcgaaattgGAAGTTATTTCTGCAACATGTTGCTGCTGATTCATCGTCTCTTTCTTCAAACTTCAACCCGCATGTTATTTTGAGGTGAAATTTCTTTTCTATCTTCTTCCGCTTCTTTTAACTTTATCGTGCTTGTTTTGTTATCGAAACTTGTTGATTTAGTGTTTTATTATGTTGTTGGTGAACTGAATTTACTGCACATGGAGTTTCTGTGAAAGTCTGGATAAGGATTGATGTGGCTGATTA
It contains:
- the LOC121779368 gene encoding ferric reduction oxidase 2-like, encoding MAIRPAIAALAVAVFGGYLVLLVGMPTNAYKVTWLPVLRAKTTTTYFGTNQGATFLVFTSPLLLIALLGCVYLHLGKKSEINNIKSGDGENRLEIWKRPMIIKGLGIVSRIELAFFLMFIALLVWNLATYFHNDFARITTKSAALDGEKVWEAKLDMAALRLGLVGNIALTFLFFPVTRGSSVLQFLGLTSEASVKYHIWLGHIVMTFFTAHGLSYIIFWVSTHQLSQMVEWKNTGVSNLAGEISLLAGLFLWVTTYPRIRRRMFELFFYTHHLYILFVFFFVLHVGISYASIMLPGFFLFIVDRYLRLMQSRRHVHLVSARVLPCHTVELNFSKSKGLNYSPTSIMFVNVASISKLQWHPFTISSSSSLESDTISVIIKGEGKWTSKLNDLVASPSPPPRLDVSIEGPYGPASTDFLRHDLLVMVSGGSGVTPFISIIRDLIHTAETLKNQTPQILLITAFKNSTDLTILDLILPISGTPFPNLNLQIEAYVTREKQQPQQEKKSTRTVWFKPGPADAPLAATLGNDNKWLWLGAVIAGSFIIYLVSIGILTRYYIYPIDRNTNAIFSSAARGALHALFICGAVVVAATAGFVWSKERGAKETTQIQSMETPTASPCYVGGREMESLPQQSLAESINVYYGERPDLKRYLFERKESSVGVLVCGPKKLRHQVANICSSGLAENLHFESISFSW